The following DNA comes from Miscanthus floridulus cultivar M001 chromosome 5, ASM1932011v1, whole genome shotgun sequence.
CCATAAAAACGTCGAAGGATTAAAATCTCAGACGAGTGAGCATGCCAATTGCCAACCTCTTCTCCGACCCCGTTCCATTTTTCTGAGGGGGTCAAAGAGATACGACGGCGTTGCGTACTTGCGTTGCGTGAGATCGGAGATCCAGCGGTTAAAGTCGTAACCTGGGCTATGAAGTCTCACTAAAGCACAGCTTTGGTCaaaggcgaggcggcggcggttCTCGCCGGAGCTCGGAGCCATCGTGTACGAGCACTCAGCGTCAGGTTACAACTTACAAGCACATACTACTTGTACTCAGGTCACCACATTCTTGTTCACCTCGCTGATTCATCTTTGGTTCTTGTGCGTCTTGTGCAGTCGCGCTCGTGCCGGCGAATGATTTCTTCCCTGCCGTGTTCTTGCTCGTAGTCGCTCCCCTGCAAATGATGCCCGGCACGGCAATGGAGGCAGCAAAGCGCGGCTGCTCCTCGTTGGGGCCTCGCGGGTGCGCGCCGCCCACCttcctcgtcttcttcctcctgctGGCCGTCGCTGCTTCGGCGACGGACACCATCCTCCCCGGCGCGGGCATCTCCGGGAACCAGACACTCGTGTCCAAGAACGGCGACTTCGAGCTGGGATTCTTCGCCCCGGGCGCGGGCATCCACCGCTTCCTGGGCGTCCGCTTCAAGAGGATGCCGAGCACCAGCCCCACGTTCTGGGTCGGGGACAGGGTCGGCATCTCCGACCTCTCCGCCGCGGCGCTGGAGGTCTTCGCCGGCAGCCTGTGCATCACGGAGGCCGGGTCTACCCGCTGGTGTTCGCCAGTGGCGGGGGCCGGGCCGCCGCCTCCCGCCGCGGCCGCGGTGCTTCTTGGCGACGGCAACATGGTGGTGAGGGACCAGGCCAACGCCTCGCGGGTGCTGTGGCAGAGCTTCGATTCCCCCGGCGACTCGCTGCTCCCCGGCGCCAGGCTCGGGCTCGCCGGCGACACGGGAGCCAACGTCTCCTTGACGTACAAGAGTTACTCGCACAATGGCAGCGTCGGCGTCGACCGGAGCAGGAGGAACGGGTTCGTGCTCACCACTGATGGGCATCCCAGCTTTGGGACCTTCCCGGATTGGATGGTGACATCACAAGACAACGGCAGCTCACTGGTGCTGAATCCTCCGGACAGCCCTAATCTGACCGAGTTCTTGCAGTTCCTCCTGGGGCAAGTCAGCTTGATGCGGTGGTCAGAGGATTCTGCAGCGGCCAATAGCAGTGGTTGGGTACCTCGTTGGACCTTCCCTTCAGATTGCAAAAACAGTGGCTTCTTCTGTGGCAATTTCGGTGCTTGCACAAGCAATGCCAAATGCGATTGCGTCGATGGATTTGAGCCTTCCTATCCAGCTGAGTGGAACCTCGGATCCTTTGCTACTGgttgctcgagaccgagatctcTTCCATTGAGCTGCGAGACGAATGGCCAGACTGAACATGACGGCTCTTTTATCCTGCTGGACAAGCTGCAGGGGCTCCCTTATGATTCTCAGAATGATTTAGCAAGAAGTGATGAGGATTGTAAGCAAGCCTGTCTCAGCAAATGCTACTGTGTCGCATATGTGTATGACTCCGGATGCAAGCTGTGGTACTACAACCTGTACAACCTGAGTTTTGCTTCTAGACCTCCATACAGCAAGGTTTATGTTCGTTGGGGCTCCAAACTCAGGGCCAAAAATGGTTTGCACACATGGCTGATTGTTTTCTTGGTGATCGGGTTAATAGCATTGGCTTCTGTGATATTGGTACTGGCGCTTCTATGGAGATACAGGAGAGATCTATTTGTTTGCAGAAAGTTTGAAGTGGAAGGTTCTCTTGTGTTCTACTCTTATGGGCAAGTCAAGAAAGCCACAAGGAATTTCTCTGATAAACTCGGCGAGGGAGGTTTTGGAAGTGTTTTCAGGGGAACAATGCCAGGATCAACTGTTGTCGCTGTTAAGAGTCTCAAAGGTAGCGGGCAAGTAGATAAGCAATTCAGAGCTGAAGTGCAGACAATTGGGGTGATCAAACACGCCAATCTCGTCCGTCTTCTGGGATTTTGTGTTAAAGGAGATATGAGGTTGCTGGTCTATGAGTATATGCCTAATGGGTCTTTGGATTCACACCTCTTCTCGGAAAGATCCAGTCTTCTGAACTGGGATCTTCGCTACCAGATTGCACAAGGTATTGCAAAGGGCCTAGCCTATCTTCATGAAGAATGTGAGGACTGCATCATACATTGTGACATCAAGCCTGAAAACATACTACTAGATGCAGAATTCTGTGCTAAAATCTCAGACTTTGGCATGGCAAAGCTTCTTGGACGTGAATTCAACTCTGCATTGACCACCATCCGAGGAACCATGGGATACCTCGCGCCAGAGTGGATATCTGGGCAGCCTATCACTAAAAAGGCGGATGTTTATAGCTTTGGCATCGTGCTTCTTGAAATAATCTCAGGAAGAAGGACTACAAAGAGGCTGAAATTCGGAAGCCACCGATACTTCCCTCTTTACGCGTCTGCTCAAGTGAACGAAGGAAATGTGTTGTGCTTGCTGGACGGTAAGCTGGAAGGAAATGCTAATGTCAAGGAGCTTGACGTCGCCTGCAGAGTTGCCTGTTGGTGCATCCAGGACGAGGAGAACGACAGGCCATCGATGGGCCAAGTTGTCCGCATGTTGGAAGGTG
Coding sequences within:
- the LOC136451340 gene encoding G-type lectin S-receptor-like serine/threonine-protein kinase At2g19130 — translated: MMPGTAMEAAKRGCSSLGPRGCAPPTFLVFFLLLAVAASATDTILPGAGISGNQTLVSKNGDFELGFFAPGAGIHRFLGVRFKRMPSTSPTFWVGDRVGISDLSAAALEVFAGSLCITEAGSTRWCSPVAGAGPPPPAAAAVLLGDGNMVVRDQANASRVLWQSFDSPGDSLLPGARLGLAGDTGANVSLTYKSYSHNGSVGVDRSRRNGFVLTTDGHPSFGTFPDWMVTSQDNGSSLVLNPPDSPNLTEFLQFLLGQVSLMRWSEDSAAANSSGWVPRWTFPSDCKNSGFFCGNFGACTSNAKCDCVDGFEPSYPAEWNLGSFATGCSRPRSLPLSCETNGQTEHDGSFILLDKLQGLPYDSQNDLARSDEDCKQACLSKCYCVAYVYDSGCKLWYYNLYNLSFASRPPYSKVYVRWGSKLRAKNGLHTWLIVFLVIGLIALASVILVLALLWRYRRDLFVCRKFEVEGSLVFYSYGQVKKATRNFSDKLGEGGFGSVFRGTMPGSTVVAVKSLKGSGQVDKQFRAEVQTIGVIKHANLVRLLGFCVKGDMRLLVYEYMPNGSLDSHLFSERSSLLNWDLRYQIAQGIAKGLAYLHEECEDCIIHCDIKPENILLDAEFCAKISDFGMAKLLGREFNSALTTIRGTMGYLAPEWISGQPITKKADVYSFGIVLLEIISGRRTTKRLKFGSHRYFPLYASAQVNEGNVLCLLDGKLEGNANVKELDVACRVACWCIQDEENDRPSMGQVVRMLEGVVNTEIPPIPSSFQNLMEGENSGIYSDEG